A region from the Anomaloglossus baeobatrachus isolate aAnoBae1 chromosome 11, aAnoBae1.hap1, whole genome shotgun sequence genome encodes:
- the LIN7B gene encoding protein lin-7 homolog B, whose translation MAALSEPLGLERDVSRAIELLERLQRSGEMPPQKLQALQRVLQSKFCHAIREVYEQLYDTLDISGNAEIRAHATARATVAAFAASEGHAHPRVVELPKTDEGLGFNIMGGKEQNSPIYISRIIPGGVADRHGGLKRGDQLLSVNGVSVEGEQHEKAVELLKAAQGTVKLVVRYTPKVLEEMEARFEKMRTARRRQQQNSYTSLESRG comes from the exons ATGTATCTCGAGCAATTGAGCTGCTGGAGAGACTGCAGCGAAGCGGAGAAATGCCACCGCAGAAACTGCAAGCCCTGCAGCGCGTTCTGCAGAGCAAGTTCTGCCACGCCATAAGAGAG GTATATGAGCAATTATACGATACCCTAGATATCTCCGGCAATGCTGAAATAAGGGCGCACGCCACCGCCAGG GCCACGGTTGCCGCCTTTGCTGCCAGTGAAGGTCATGCCCACCCAAGAGTTGTGGAGCTTCCAAAAACAGATGAAGGTCTGGGGTTCAATATTATGGGAGGCAAAGAACAAAACTCCCCCATTTACATTTCTCGTATTATTCCTGGCGGAGTGGCAGATCGCCACGGAGGGCTGAAACGCGGGGACCAGCTGCTGTCCGTCAATGGAGTG AGCGTAGAGGGCGAGCAGCACGAGAAGGCGGTGGAGCTTCTGAAGGCCGCACAGGGAACGGTGAAGCTGGTTGTACGCTACACACCAAAAGTGCTGGAGGAAATGGAGGCCCGCTTCGAAAAAATGAGGACGGCTCGACGTCGACAGCAGCAGAACAGCTACAC